A window of Spirochaetota bacterium genomic DNA:
CAACTCATAGGTTTTGGCGAAGAGCTTTATAAATTCATCCTTAATCCTTGGATTGATTCTCAGCTCCCCAATTATCTCTAGCGCATTTGAAAATAGTATATCACCCATAACTATTGCGACATCCCTTCCAATATTGCTGTTCCAGGTAATATCACAATATCTGTCATATGATACAACATGAAGCGCATCACTTCCCCTGCGTATGAGTGAATTATCTATTATATCATCCTGAATTAGCAGAAAGGAGTGCATCATTTCAAGGATTGATGCTATACGTATTATAGCATCAAGATTATCCTTTCTCCTGCTGTATCCGAGGTAGGATAAGAGGAGGAGGAGGGGTCTTACCCTTTTACCCTTCCTAATACAATATTCCTCAAGATCAGAATACAGATTCTCAATAAACTCAAACTCGGCATTCTCCCTCTTCTTCCTAAAGAAGTCCTTAATCGATTGATCAATCATTGGAATATAGGTATTACTAAAATCCTTGAACATCACTTAGCCCTTATTAAGCAATCAAATTTAATCTTTATTTAATGATATTGTAAAAGATTTGCATTTTTAACCACCCTTTAGCATACTTTGCAATCACAGGACATTCCTCTCAGCACTTGGTGAAGATATGCTACACCAATGATGATTATCTACAGTCAAAGCTAAGAAGTCCAATTACCCCCTTCATCCAATCTAATTGTGAAGCGATAAGCGATTAAAAGATGAATAAATACATTATCATAATTTTCTACATATCAATTGTCATCTACCTGATGAAAATAAACAACTATCTTTTTGATCACTTCATCGATCCTTTGGACTACAGTAAAGTCAATAATTATAATGAAGGATACAATAAACTGAAAAAGAGGGATTATCCTCCGCAATACGGGAAGGTTATTCTCTTCATATTGGATGGAGCAAGGAAGGACTGCCTGTATAATAAGGAGATATCACCAAACATTGTCAAAAGATGGGAGGAAAGGGGAGTACGATTTACAAACGTCTATACCATGCTTCCTAGCGTAAGCGCCCCGAACTACTTTTCCATCCTCTCTGGAGCCCCAGTCTATCTTCATGGTGTTACAAACAATTACAGGCGATACCCTCAGCACCAAAGGACAAACACCATCTTTGAACATCTCTCAAATTACGGGTTCACCTCTTCAGTCATAGGATTCAACTGGCACAAGGACCTATTCAAGAATAGGACTATCTATATGCCTGCTGAATGCTGCGAAAGGGACGATGCAGGGGAGGTTTTGGATATCCTTGCCCGTCTGATTGAGTCCAGGACGCTCCCATCCTTTACTGTTGTTCATTTTCTTGGCCCTGATAATGCCGCGCACGCTACCGGATCTAACAAGAGCCGCAGGTATATTGATTCAATCGCTACTATTGATAGACTCATGGATAACATCTTCCCGATTATCGAGAAGAACTATCCGAATTCCCTATCCATCATCACGTCCGATCATGGAATGAACATAGACGGGAACCATGGGGGCAGCGATGAAGAATCACTTAGGGTGCCGCTCTACTTCATAGCCAGGGACTTGAAGAGCCAGGAGATACATAGGGAAATTTACAATATCTCAATCGTCCCAACCCTATCGGCCATCTTTGGGATTCCAATCCCAAATTTTTCATCAGCCGGTCCGATATATGAGATCATTGACAGCGACAGGAGACTCGACTACCTGTATGAATCCATAGACAAAAAGGAGAAGATAATTGAGGTGATGGAGGGTATTGAAGCCAGAAGCTTTATAATGAACAAGGACCTGATGGAATCGATAACAAACCATGATAAAGAACTGACAGAGAGGATACTGGATTATAAGGGAAGGTATATAGATAATATCCTAATGAATCAGAGAATTATTGCGATTATTCTTTTTATCCTATTCATTATATGGGCAATCTACAAGACGGAATCCGGCATTCCCCTGCTCTTAATCCTCAGCTCCCTTCTGCCGCTGCTCATGGGATTCTCCATGGATCTGATCAACTCCCGAAATGTTTACGATATATCCATCGCAATATATTTATTATCTCTATCTGCTATCGCCTTTTATTATACTCTATCCTTTGATAATCCTATACTCTTTGATAAAAGGCATCCCCTTGCCACCTTTCTGCCCTTGCTGTCGCTCCTAATGATACCAAACATCATAATCGCCGGTTTCTTTATCCCCTTTCACACACTGTCGCCTGATGAGAACATCTT
This region includes:
- a CDS encoding alkaline phosphatase family protein, translated to MNKYIIIIFYISIVIYLMKINNYLFDHFIDPLDYSKVNNYNEGYNKLKKRDYPPQYGKVILFILDGARKDCLYNKEISPNIVKRWEERGVRFTNVYTMLPSVSAPNYFSILSGAPVYLHGVTNNYRRYPQHQRTNTIFEHLSNYGFTSSVIGFNWHKDLFKNRTIYMPAECCERDDAGEVLDILARLIESRTLPSFTVVHFLGPDNAAHATGSNKSRRYIDSIATIDRLMDNIFPIIEKNYPNSLSIITSDHGMNIDGNHGGSDEESLRVPLYFIARDLKSQEIHREIYNISIVPTLSAIFGIPIPNFSSAGPIYEIIDSDRRLDYLYESIDKKEKIIEVMEGIEARSFIMNKDLMESITNHDKELTERILDYKGRYIDNILMNQRIIAIILFILFIIWAIYKTESGIPLLLILSSLLPLLMGFSMDLINSRNVYDISIAIYLLSLSAIAFYYTLSFDNPILFDKRHPLATFLPLLSLLMIPNIIIAGFFIPFHTLSPDENIFAFRFFSISFIHPPLFLSLLVFMDWIKRESGGDIQEGVSLAPDEDEERDHSD